A genomic stretch from Desulfolutivibrio sulfodismutans DSM 3696 includes:
- a CDS encoding HD domain-containing phosphohydrolase → MPKRILAVDDEKMNLRVLSGLLRSMGHDPVLAESGEKALEVLDPSIDLVLLDVMMPDMDGFHVAKKIRERTDVGDVPIIMVTALSGKQDRLSAVEAGANDFIAKPIDLTELRVRMDSLLKMKHSQDQVKRYQAELEEMVAVRTSALRMALENLEESQKTILAAHRETIYRLASAAEFKDEETANHITRMSRYCASLAANLGLHKGEVELVEQASPMHDIGKIGIPDSILLKPGKLTPDEWELMKKHTIFGSRILGSSTFELLRAGEIIALSHHEKWDGSGYPKGLAGEDIPLFGRICAVADVYDALTSKRPYKEAFTDEVSLDIMRAGRGSHFDPRILDCFLDNFDSILDIKRRYSD, encoded by the coding sequence ATGCCCAAACGCATCCTTGCCGTTGACGACGAAAAAATGAACCTGCGGGTGTTAAGCGGCCTGTTGCGCTCCATGGGGCATGATCCGGTCCTGGCGGAGAGCGGCGAAAAAGCCCTGGAAGTCCTGGATCCGAGCATAGATCTGGTCCTTTTGGACGTCATGATGCCGGACATGGACGGCTTCCATGTGGCCAAAAAAATCCGCGAACGCACCGATGTAGGCGACGTGCCCATCATCATGGTCACGGCCCTGTCCGGCAAACAGGACCGGCTTTCGGCCGTGGAGGCCGGGGCCAACGACTTCATCGCCAAGCCCATCGACCTCACGGAACTGCGGGTGCGCATGGATTCGCTTCTGAAAATGAAGCACTCCCAGGACCAGGTGAAACGCTACCAGGCCGAACTTGAGGAAATGGTGGCGGTGCGCACCAGCGCCCTGCGCATGGCCCTGGAAAATCTTGAGGAATCCCAGAAGACCATCCTGGCCGCCCACCGCGAAACCATTTACCGCCTGGCCTCGGCCGCTGAATTCAAGGATGAGGAAACGGCCAACCATATCACGCGGATGAGCCGGTATTGCGCCAGCCTGGCCGCAAACCTCGGGCTGCACAAGGGCGAGGTGGAACTGGTGGAGCAGGCCAGCCCCATGCATGACATCGGCAAGATCGGCATTCCCGACTCCATCCTGCTCAAACCCGGCAAGCTCACCCCCGACGAATGGGAGCTGATGAAAAAGCATACCATCTTCGGGTCGCGCATCCTGGGTTCGTCCACCTTCGAGCTTTTGCGGGCAGGCGAAATCATCGCCCTGTCGCACCATGAGAAATGGGACGGCTCGGGCTATCCCAAGGGCCTTGCCGGGGAGGACATCCCCCTTTTCGGACGCATCTGCGCCGTGGCCGACGTGTATGACGCCCTGACCAGCAAGCGCCCCTACAAGGAGGCCTTCACCGACGAGGTGTCCCTGGACATCATGCGGGCCGGGCGCGGCAGCCATTTCGATCCGCGCATCCTGGATTGTTTCCTCGACAACTTTGACAGCATTCTCGACATCAAACGCCGCTATTCCGATTGA
- the hcp gene encoding hydroxylamine reductase — protein MFCYQCEQTAKGLGCDKLGVCGKKPEVSDLQDLLVYALCGLSQVAHAAREKGVVDPEVNHFTMAAMFSTLTNVNFDPERFPALIEKTVAMRKALAAKAGLAVTGGPADYEPAKSLDGLTAQGHEHGLKSIPAVDPDVLSLKHTLIFGLKGVAAYADHAAILGHTDDAVAEFTHKALAAVFDPSLDLGAMVALVLECGQANLKAMELLDAANTGTYGHPVPTEVPLGAKAGKAILVSGHDLKDLHDLLKQTEGKGIFIYTHGEMLPCHGYPELKKFKHFYGHYGTAWQNQQKEFAVFPGAILMTTNCIQKPGAVYQDNIFTTGLVGWPGVTHVKNGDFGPVIAKALAMPGFAEDTDKGSVMVGFARNAILGVAGAVIDAVKAGKIRHFFLVAGCDGAKPGRNYYTEFVEKAPADTVILTLACGKFRFFDQKLGDIGGIPRLLDIGQCNDAYSAIQVAVALAKAFECGVNDLPLSMVLSWYEQKAVAILLTLLSLGIKNIRLGPSLPAFLTPNVLKFLVETYDIKPITTPDEDLKAILG, from the coding sequence ATGTTTTGTTACCAATGCGAACAGACCGCCAAGGGTCTCGGCTGTGACAAGCTCGGCGTGTGCGGCAAAAAGCCCGAGGTGTCCGATCTCCAGGATCTCCTGGTCTACGCCTTGTGCGGACTGTCCCAGGTGGCCCACGCGGCCAGGGAAAAGGGCGTGGTGGACCCCGAGGTCAACCATTTCACCATGGCCGCCATGTTCTCCACCCTGACCAACGTCAATTTCGACCCCGAGCGGTTTCCGGCCCTGATTGAAAAGACCGTGGCCATGCGCAAGGCCCTGGCGGCCAAGGCGGGCCTGGCCGTCACCGGCGGCCCGGCGGACTATGAACCGGCGAAATCCCTGGACGGCCTTACCGCCCAGGGCCATGAGCACGGGCTCAAAAGCATTCCGGCCGTGGACCCCGACGTCTTGTCGCTGAAGCATACGCTCATTTTCGGCCTCAAGGGCGTGGCCGCCTATGCCGACCATGCCGCCATCCTGGGGCATACGGACGACGCCGTGGCCGAGTTCACGCACAAGGCCCTGGCGGCGGTTTTCGACCCCTCCCTGGACCTGGGGGCCATGGTCGCCCTGGTCCTCGAATGCGGCCAGGCCAACCTCAAGGCCATGGAGCTGCTCGACGCGGCCAACACCGGAACCTACGGCCACCCCGTACCCACCGAGGTTCCCCTGGGGGCCAAGGCGGGCAAGGCCATCCTGGTTTCGGGGCATGATCTGAAAGACCTGCACGATCTTTTGAAGCAGACCGAGGGCAAGGGCATTTTCATCTACACCCACGGCGAAATGCTGCCCTGCCACGGCTATCCGGAACTGAAAAAATTCAAGCATTTTTACGGCCACTACGGCACGGCCTGGCAGAACCAGCAGAAGGAATTCGCGGTCTTCCCAGGGGCCATCCTCATGACCACCAACTGCATCCAGAAGCCCGGGGCCGTCTATCAGGACAACATCTTCACCACGGGCCTTGTGGGCTGGCCGGGCGTGACCCACGTCAAAAACGGCGACTTCGGCCCGGTCATCGCCAAGGCCCTGGCCATGCCGGGATTTGCCGAGGACACGGACAAGGGATCGGTCATGGTGGGATTCGCCAGAAACGCCATCCTGGGCGTGGCCGGAGCGGTCATCGACGCGGTCAAGGCCGGAAAGATCCGCCACTTCTTCCTGGTGGCCGGTTGCGACGGGGCCAAGCCCGGGCGCAACTACTACACCGAGTTTGTGGAGAAGGCCCCGGCCGACACCGTGATCCTGACCCTGGCCTGCGGCAAGTTCCGCTTCTTCGACCAAAAGCTCGGCGACATCGGCGGCATCCCGCGCCTTCTGGACATCGGCCAGTGCAACGACGCCTATTCGGCCATCCAGGTGGCCGTGGCCCTGGCCAAGGCCTTCGAGTGCGGGGTCAACGACCTGCCCCTGTCCATGGTCCTGTCCTGGTACGAGCAAAAGGCCGTGGCCATTCTGCTCACGCTTTTGTCGCTGGGCATCAAAAACATCCGACTGGGACCGTCCCTGCCCGCCTTTTTGACGCCCAACGTCCTGAAGTTCCTGGTGGAAACCTATGACATCAAACCCATCACCACGCCTGACGAGGACTTGAAGGCCATCCTCGGCTAG
- a CDS encoding GGDEF domain-containing protein, with product MTKFALTWRYASALLLLAALAGGSYLFLDRSMDLERRRAVVIDLSVRQRMLAQSVVILGFVADRAAQPSVRDAALGEMQGALRELLSIHARLGSLQIGDLAPPDADSWLESTRRLDVFVNTARTVARQVQAGKPLSHALIIRLHETGGLELLAGLDALLLHHQSESGQSLFLLDRLPLAFFLGTLAILAFMGVMLFRPLVNDIVADRRSLEIANEELGKLATVDCLTGLFNRRKFDEVVVREMELARRYADHVSLLMFDIDHFKTINDTLGHAVGDKVLADLGRLAVTSMRSVDYVFRWGGEEFLILAPRTDDHAAFGVAEKLRQTVAAHWFSDGVRLTISLGVAEYRPGEGLEDWLTRVDQAMYAAKRGGRNKTMAG from the coding sequence ATGACCAAATTCGCCTTGACCTGGCGTTACGCCAGCGCCCTGCTGCTCCTGGCCGCCCTGGCCGGGGGGTCGTATCTGTTTCTGGACAGGAGCATGGACCTGGAAAGGCGTCGGGCCGTGGTGATCGACCTGAGCGTGCGGCAGCGCATGCTGGCCCAGAGCGTGGTGATCCTCGGCTTTGTCGCGGATCGCGCAGCCCAGCCGTCCGTCCGGGATGCGGCCCTTGGCGAGATGCAGGGGGCCCTGCGCGAACTGCTTTCGATCCATGCCCGGCTGGGCAGTCTCCAGATCGGAGATTTGGCCCCTCCGGACGCCGACTCCTGGCTGGAGAGCACGCGGCGTCTGGACGTGTTCGTGAACACGGCCCGTACCGTGGCCCGGCAGGTCCAGGCCGGGAAGCCCTTGTCCCATGCCTTGATCATCCGCCTCCATGAGACGGGCGGCCTGGAGCTTTTGGCCGGGCTGGACGCCCTGCTCCTGCATCATCAAAGCGAGAGCGGACAGAGTCTTTTCCTTTTGGACCGTCTGCCGCTGGCGTTTTTTCTCGGGACATTGGCCATCCTGGCCTTCATGGGCGTGATGCTGTTTCGGCCCCTGGTCAACGATATCGTGGCCGACAGGCGCTCTCTGGAGATCGCCAACGAAGAATTGGGCAAGCTGGCCACGGTGGACTGTCTGACCGGGCTTTTCAACCGCCGCAAGTTCGACGAGGTGGTGGTCCGGGAGATGGAGCTGGCCCGGCGTTATGCCGACCATGTCTCGCTTTTGATGTTCGACATCGACCATTTCAAGACCATCAACGACACCCTGGGCCATGCCGTGGGCGACAAGGTGCTGGCGGATCTGGGGCGGCTGGCCGTAACCAGCATGCGTTCCGTGGACTACGTGTTTCGCTGGGGCGGCGAGGAGTTTTTGATCCTGGCCCCGCGCACGGACGACCATGCCGCCTTTGGCGTGGCCGAGAAACTGCGCCAGACGGTTGCGGCCCACTGGTTTTCAGACGGGGTTCGGTTGACGATAAGCCTGGGCGTGGCCGAATACCGGCCCGGGGAAGGCCTGGAGGACTGGCTGACCCGGGTGGACCAGGCCATGTACGCCGCCAAACGCGGCGGCCGCAACAAGACCATGGCCGGATAG
- a CDS encoding ATP-binding protein, translating into MNATRKIIEIDEKLCNGCGQCITGCAEGALRIVDGKARLVAERYCDGLGACLGECPTGALKIVERPAEAFDEQAVQAMLAAEKAAPMPCGCPSSNVMTLSPCEKANAPTGFAASAAGASMSGTGRTSALSHWPIQLRLIPPDAPFLRGASLLLAADCVPASFPGYHDFLAGRCVAIGCPKFDDAAAYVAKLTDMIRTSGISDITVLEMEVPCCHGLHRIALAAVEGSGCNLPVKRVVVSRRGEIIAREMVGGLSRPQGACACMG; encoded by the coding sequence ATGAACGCCACGCGAAAGATCATCGAAATCGACGAAAAGCTGTGCAACGGCTGCGGCCAGTGCATCACGGGCTGCGCCGAGGGGGCGCTGCGCATCGTGGACGGCAAGGCCCGGCTTGTGGCCGAGCGGTATTGCGACGGCCTGGGGGCCTGCCTCGGCGAATGCCCCACGGGCGCGCTCAAAATCGTCGAACGCCCGGCCGAGGCCTTTGACGAGCAGGCCGTGCAGGCCATGCTGGCCGCCGAAAAGGCCGCTCCCATGCCCTGCGGCTGCCCATCAAGCAACGTGATGACCCTTTCGCCGTGCGAGAAGGCCAACGCCCCCACAGGGTTCGCCGCCTCCGCCGCCGGAGCCTCCATGTCGGGAACGGGACGGACCTCGGCCCTGTCCCACTGGCCCATCCAGTTGCGGCTCATCCCGCCCGACGCGCCGTTTCTGCGCGGGGCGAGCCTGCTTCTGGCCGCAGACTGCGTTCCGGCCTCGTTTCCGGGCTACCACGACTTCCTGGCCGGACGTTGCGTGGCCATCGGCTGCCCCAAGTTCGACGACGCGGCGGCCTACGTGGCCAAGCTGACGGACATGATCCGGACCTCGGGCATCTCGGACATCACGGTCCTGGAGATGGAGGTGCCGTGCTGCCACGGGCTGCACCGCATCGCCCTGGCGGCCGTGGAGGGATCGGGCTGCAACCTGCCGGTGAAGCGCGTCGTGGTGTCGCGCCGGGGCGAGATCATCGCCCGGGAGATGGTGGGCGGCCTGTCCAGGCCGCAGGGTGCGTGCGCCTGCATGGGGTAG
- a CDS encoding Crp/Fnr family transcriptional regulator — protein sequence MPGIDKKAAVAGMEMFAGLAPDKIAELAAVAEVRRRERGRVIFRAGEAADGFYSVASGKVRIYRSSPSGKEHILHVFGPGAAFAEVVVFQGGVFPADAQALEDSELLFFPRRGFAALLRDDPELAMSMLALLSARLRFFVQKIEELSLKEVPARLAAHLLLLHSAQKKMRLDLELPKGQLAGYLGTIPETLSRVLRKMADDGLIVLDGQAVVLRDVERLEELASGQKNL from the coding sequence ATGCCTGGAATCGACAAAAAAGCGGCCGTGGCCGGGATGGAGATGTTTGCCGGACTTGCCCCGGACAAGATCGCGGAGCTTGCGGCCGTGGCCGAGGTGAGGCGGCGGGAGCGGGGGCGGGTGATCTTCCGGGCCGGGGAGGCGGCCGACGGCTTCTACAGCGTGGCCTCGGGCAAGGTGCGCATCTACCGCTCCTCGCCGTCGGGCAAGGAGCACATCCTGCATGTGTTCGGCCCGGGCGCGGCCTTTGCCGAGGTGGTGGTGTTCCAGGGCGGGGTGTTCCCGGCCGACGCCCAGGCCTTGGAGGACAGCGAGCTTTTATTTTTTCCGCGCCGGGGCTTTGCGGCGCTTTTACGCGACGATCCGGAACTGGCCATGTCCATGCTGGCCTTGCTCTCCGCCCGCCTGCGGTTTTTCGTCCAAAAGATCGAGGAGTTGAGTCTCAAGGAGGTGCCTGCCAGGCTGGCCGCCCACCTGCTTTTGCTGCATTCGGCCCAAAAGAAGATGCGCCTGGACCTGGAGCTGCCCAAGGGACAGTTGGCCGGATACCTGGGTACGATCCCGGAGACCCTGTCCCGGGTGCTGCGCAAGATGGCCGACGACGGGCTCATCGTTCTGGACGGGCAGGCGGTGGTGCTGCGTGACGTGGAGCGGCTGGAGGAACTGGCCTCGGGGCAAAAAAACCTGTAG
- a CDS encoding winged helix-turn-helix transcriptional regulator has translation MSAIEERPGGACTLKTLGGREYYCTIELCLQVIGGKWKPIILWRLHMEGVRRFGELKKAMPNITQKMLTQQLRELEADGMVSRHVHPEVPPRVEYALTPLGESVIPILERMCGWGREFEKRFAPDECVVGF, from the coding sequence ATGAGCGCCATCGAAGAGCGTCCCGGCGGGGCCTGCACCCTCAAGACCCTGGGCGGGCGCGAATATTACTGCACCATCGAGCTGTGCCTCCAGGTCATCGGCGGCAAGTGGAAGCCCATCATCCTGTGGCGGCTGCACATGGAGGGGGTGCGGCGGTTCGGGGAGCTGAAAAAGGCCATGCCCAACATCACCCAGAAGATGCTCACCCAGCAGCTTCGGGAGCTTGAGGCCGACGGCATGGTCAGTCGGCACGTGCATCCCGAGGTGCCTCCCCGGGTGGAATACGCCCTGACGCCACTGGGGGAAAGCGTCATTCCCATCCTGGAGCGCATGTGCGGCTGGGGCCGGGAGTTCGAGAAGCGGTTCGCCCCGGACGAGTGCGTCGTGGGCTTTTAG
- a CDS encoding 4Fe-4S binding protein: protein MAALSLLPAVLAFALTAAHGLRLGDMGLFSACLGCAGLLFSRRAFVRLAAIPLLGGAALFWANTALELAALRRAFGEPWLRLGLILGGVAALCLAAAWLLTTTSAKKRFPGGAGTATLQAAAMVLTMAILELARAKAGISILLADRFFPGFGRLEILALAVYAALLAGAMADPARARRLRPRYWGLFSAVFFAQLALGLAGLPDFLMTGALHLPVPALIVGGPLYRGGGFFMPILYLSTLFLVGPAWCSHLCYIGAWDDAASRLGPKPPASLPRHAWLTRSLALALTVLSALALRLLGVPGLTAAILAAAFGLVGVLVMLAVSRRRGMMVHCTAYCPIGLVGNLLGRLSPWRLRMDAGCDRFSRCGRCSQACRYGALSERDVSLGRPGLSCTLCGDCVGVCPRKNPASHMGYRLFGLSPDISRQIFLAVVISLHAVFLGVARI from the coding sequence ATGGCCGCCCTGTCGCTTCTCCCCGCCGTCCTGGCCTTTGCGCTCACCGCCGCCCACGGCCTGCGCCTCGGCGACATGGGGCTTTTTTCGGCCTGCCTGGGCTGTGCGGGGCTGCTTTTTTCCCGCCGGGCCTTCGTCCGGCTGGCCGCCATCCCGCTTCTGGGCGGCGCGGCGCTTTTTTGGGCGAATACGGCCCTGGAACTGGCCGCCCTGCGCCGGGCCTTCGGCGAACCCTGGCTGCGGCTGGGCCTGATCCTCGGCGGGGTGGCCGCCCTGTGCCTGGCCGCGGCCTGGCTGCTGACCACAACCTCGGCGAAAAAACGCTTTCCAGGCGGCGCGGGCACGGCCACGCTCCAGGCCGCCGCCATGGTCCTGACCATGGCCATCCTGGAGCTGGCCCGGGCCAAGGCGGGCATTTCCATCCTCCTCGCCGACCGCTTCTTTCCGGGCTTTGGACGTCTGGAGATCCTGGCCCTGGCCGTCTACGCCGCGCTCTTAGCCGGGGCCATGGCCGACCCGGCCCGGGCCAGACGGCTTCGGCCGCGCTACTGGGGCCTTTTCTCGGCCGTGTTCTTCGCCCAACTCGCCCTGGGGCTGGCCGGGCTGCCCGATTTCCTCATGACCGGCGCGCTGCACCTGCCCGTGCCGGCGCTCATCGTCGGCGGCCCCCTCTACCGGGGCGGCGGCTTTTTCATGCCCATCCTGTACCTGTCCACGCTTTTTCTCGTGGGACCGGCCTGGTGTTCGCACCTGTGCTACATCGGGGCCTGGGACGACGCCGCCTCACGCCTTGGCCCCAAGCCACCCGCCTCCCTGCCGCGCCACGCCTGGCTCACGCGCTCCCTGGCCCTGGCCCTGACGGTCCTTTCCGCCCTGGCCTTGCGGCTCCTGGGCGTCCCCGGCCTCACGGCCGCCATCCTGGCCGCCGCCTTCGGCCTCGTCGGCGTCTTGGTCATGCTGGCCGTCTCCCGACGCCGGGGCATGATGGTCCACTGCACGGCCTATTGCCCCATCGGCCTTGTCGGCAACCTGCTTGGCAGGCTCTCGCCCTGGCGGCTGCGCATGGACGCCGGATGCGACCGCTTTTCCCGCTGCGGCCGCTGCTCCCAGGCCTGCCGCTACGGGGCCCTGTCCGAGCGCGACGTCTCCCTGGGCCGCCCGGGGCTCTCCTGCACCCTGTGCGGCGACTGCGTGGGCGTGTGCCCCAGAAAAAACCCCGCCTCCCACATGGGCTACCGCCTGTTCGGCCTTTCGCCCGACATCTCCCGCCAGATCTTTCTGGCCGTGGTCATCTCGCTGCACGCCGTCTTCCTGGGCGTGGCGCGGATTTAG
- a CDS encoding 4Fe-4S binding protein — protein sequence MSEHTFRLTTCRGLDPAPGARPCPHALPCDTDMAGLLGHTLTEAGWPAFLAEKEPSIRHHQAIKVVLAGCPNACAGPQVADFGLIRACRPAREPDRCTGCGACAAACPERLVAITPDGPVIDRTSCLGCGLCVRACPHEALALDRLGWRVMAGGRLGRHPALAVELPGLFSDAEAAACLARLAAFFMARHRPGVRLSALLPKDATAVGQILRGEAPTLRSGPSPGHPQARARARHRT from the coding sequence ATGTCCGAACACACCTTCCGCCTCACCACCTGCCGGGGCCTCGACCCGGCCCCCGGGGCCCGGCCCTGTCCCCATGCCCTGCCCTGCGACACGGACATGGCCGGACTGTTAGGCCACACCCTCACCGAAGCGGGCTGGCCCGCGTTTTTGGCCGAAAAAGAACCCTCCATCCGCCACCATCAGGCCATAAAGGTCGTACTGGCCGGATGCCCCAACGCCTGCGCCGGCCCCCAAGTGGCGGACTTCGGGCTCATCCGGGCCTGCCGCCCGGCCCGCGAGCCCGACCGGTGCACGGGCTGCGGGGCCTGCGCTGCGGCCTGTCCCGAACGCCTTGTGGCCATCACCCCGGACGGGCCGGTCATCGACCGCACATCGTGCCTGGGCTGCGGCCTGTGCGTCCGGGCCTGCCCCCATGAGGCCCTGGCCCTGGACCGCTTAGGCTGGCGGGTCATGGCCGGGGGGCGGCTGGGACGGCATCCGGCCCTGGCCGTAGAGCTTCCGGGTCTTTTTTCCGACGCCGAGGCCGCCGCCTGCCTGGCGCGCCTGGCGGCCTTTTTCATGGCCCGGCATCGTCCCGGGGTGCGCCTGTCCGCCCTTTTGCCCAAGGACGCCACGGCCGTGGGCCAAATCCTGCGCGGCGAGGCGCCGACCTTGAGGTCCGGGCCATCCCCCGGCCATCCCCAGGCCCGCGCCCGCGCACGACATCGGACATAA
- a CDS encoding cupin domain-containing protein — protein sequence MRKTNLFEAGTFKETGFGKLLVHDSPYFKILNFNFEPGQELPIHSHDLEGQLSIAVIEGEGEFLAEGGTMPARAGDVLVSDIAEPHGVRAATRMRVLVTIAPPI from the coding sequence ATGCGCAAGACCAATCTGTTCGAGGCAGGGACGTTCAAGGAGACGGGCTTCGGCAAGCTTTTGGTGCACGACTCGCCGTATTTCAAGATCCTGAACTTCAATTTCGAGCCGGGCCAGGAACTGCCCATCCACTCCCACGACCTGGAGGGGCAACTGTCCATCGCGGTCATCGAGGGCGAGGGGGAGTTTCTGGCCGAGGGCGGGACCATGCCCGCCCGGGCAGGCGACGTGCTGGTGTCGGACATCGCCGAGCCGCACGGGGTGCGGGCCGCGACCCGCATGCGGGTGCTGGTGACCATCGCCCCGCCCATTTGA
- a CDS encoding response regulator — MPDSPPTSIPRAHPEQESSRSDASPGGSEAMYRLLAENMLDLICLHDLDGTYRYASPACREVMGVEPEALIGTRPGRFILPEDLPRVNEVFARFARGDESSRDITFRIRNAEGRLRWFEVRISLVRDATGLGAGPGLISVTRDITRRKAITEALVRESQISRTMSHLSQSMMGSRSLAEICAATRRVAMLLTRSAQALACPVDPAALAGLDMAESPGEVPGADADELPCPDAAFVNPALAPCLARLSPGHDAAPRPRPPQGGQPSSLPPDTGMAAHCPGCLGAQAMADGRTVGLLIVAAPARPYTGKDRIIIDRLASIMALGICRVQAEGQLVAAREASEAANRMKSEFLANMSHEIRTPLNGLLGMLQLLQGTCLDAEQDDYVDTALRSGHRLTALLSDILDLARVEAGKLCLGREPFDLRDVFAAVADTFGPVCRERGIDLILHMDATLPRLYLGDEVRVRQVVFNLVGNAVKFTEIGEIHLEAYPLPTPEPGTARVFFTISDTGIGIPETKLDSIFDSFTQADGAVTRKYEGAGLGLAIVKHLVELMDGHLVLETEFGEGTTVSCCLHLDLSATSPAPAKGPLLSGEMAHGANLRVLIVEDERINRMTLRRMLEKMGHAVAEAENGLAALDILSREGFDCILMDIQMPTLGGLETLAILRNDPAFAHRAGIPVIALTAHAMSGDRERFLAAGMDGYMAKPIEVSDLRRLLGSIGPA; from the coding sequence ATGCCCGACTCACCCCCGACATCCATCCCCCGCGCACACCCCGAACAGGAATCCTCCCGCAGCGACGCCAGCCCCGGCGGCAGCGAGGCCATGTACCGCCTGCTGGCCGAAAACATGCTCGACCTCATCTGCCTGCATGATCTGGACGGCACCTACCGCTATGCCAGCCCCGCCTGCCGCGAGGTCATGGGCGTCGAGCCGGAGGCCCTGATCGGAACCCGGCCGGGCCGTTTCATCCTCCCGGAGGATCTGCCCCGCGTCAACGAGGTCTTCGCCCGCTTCGCCCGGGGCGACGAGTCCAGCCGGGACATCACCTTTCGCATCCGCAACGCCGAGGGACGGCTGCGCTGGTTTGAAGTCCGCATTTCGCTGGTGCGCGACGCGACCGGATTGGGCGCAGGCCCCGGGCTCATTTCCGTCACCCGGGACATCACCCGCCGCAAGGCCATCACGGAGGCCCTTGTCCGCGAGTCCCAGATCAGCCGGACCATGTCCCATTTGTCCCAGAGCATGATGGGATCGCGCAGTCTGGCGGAGATTTGCGCGGCCACCCGGCGGGTGGCCATGCTCCTGACCAGGAGCGCCCAGGCCTTGGCCTGCCCCGTCGATCCGGCCGCCTTGGCCGGACTGGACATGGCCGAATCGCCCGGGGAGGTTCCCGGGGCCGACGCCGACGAGCTCCCCTGCCCGGATGCCGCCTTCGTGAACCCGGCCCTGGCCCCCTGTCTGGCCCGGCTGTCCCCCGGACACGACGCCGCGCCCCGTCCGCGCCCGCCGCAGGGGGGCCAGCCGTCATCCCTTCCCCCGGACACCGGGATGGCGGCACACTGCCCCGGCTGCCTGGGGGCGCAGGCCATGGCCGACGGACGTACCGTGGGCCTTCTGATCGTCGCCGCCCCCGCCCGGCCATACACCGGCAAGGACCGGATCATCATCGACCGGCTGGCCTCCATCATGGCCCTGGGCATCTGCCGCGTTCAGGCTGAAGGCCAACTGGTTGCGGCCAGGGAGGCCTCCGAGGCCGCCAACCGCATGAAAAGCGAATTCCTGGCCAACATGAGCCACGAGATCCGCACGCCCTTAAACGGCCTCCTGGGCATGTTGCAACTGCTCCAGGGCACCTGTCTCGACGCCGAGCAGGACGACTACGTGGACACGGCCCTTCGTTCGGGCCATCGCCTGACCGCCCTTTTAAGCGACATCCTGGATCTGGCCCGGGTGGAGGCCGGAAAGCTCTGCCTGGGTCGCGAACCCTTCGACCTGCGCGACGTGTTCGCGGCCGTGGCCGACACCTTCGGCCCGGTATGTCGGGAACGTGGCATTGATCTGATCCTGCACATGGACGCCACCCTGCCCCGGCTCTATCTGGGCGATGAGGTGCGCGTGCGCCAGGTGGTCTTCAATCTGGTGGGAAACGCCGTGAAATTTACGGAAATCGGCGAGATACACCTGGAGGCCTATCCCCTGCCCACCCCCGAGCCGGGGACGGCCCGGGTCTTTTTCACCATCTCGGACACGGGCATCGGCATTCCCGAGACCAAGCTCGACTCCATCTTCGATTCCTTCACCCAGGCCGACGGGGCCGTGACCCGCAAATATGAAGGTGCGGGGCTGGGGCTGGCCATCGTCAAGCACCTGGTGGAACTCATGGACGGGCATCTTGTGCTGGAAACCGAATTCGGTGAGGGCACGACCGTATCCTGCTGCCTGCATCTGGACCTGTCCGCCACGAGCCCGGCCCCGGCCAAAGGCCCGCTGCTTTCGGGAGAGATGGCCCACGGGGCGAACCTGCGCGTGCTTATCGTGGAGGACGAGCGCATCAACCGGATGACCCTGCGCCGGATGCTGGAAAAGATGGGACATGCCGTGGCCGAGGCTGAAAACGGCTTGGCAGCCCTGGACATCCTGAGCCGGGAGGGGTTCGACTGCATCCTCATGGACATCCAGATGCCCACGCTTGGCGGCCTTGAGACCCTGGCCATCCTGCGCAACGATCCGGCCTTCGCCCACCGGGCCGGGATACCGGTCATCGCGCTCACGGCCCACGCCATGTCCGGCGACCGGGAGCGGTTTTTGGCGGCGGGCATGGACGGCTACATGGCCAAGCCCATCGAGGTCTCGGATCTGCGGCGGCTGCTCGGGAGCATCGGCCCCGCCTGA